Proteins encoded in a region of the Megalops cyprinoides isolate fMegCyp1 chromosome 3, fMegCyp1.pri, whole genome shotgun sequence genome:
- the LOC118775325 gene encoding patched domain-containing protein 1-like gives MLRQVLHEGLRTSFYKIGHFIANHPVFFFSVPVLISILLGASFSRYRVEENVEYLLAPKHSLAKIEGNLVDSLFPVNRSKHTLYSDLQTPGRYGRVIVTTGRGNVLDQQHVDLILELHSAVTQIQVNMLGFNYTFAHLCLLDDNSSCIVDDILHVLEELRTARTYNRSATPLQYPITRLQDGREAYIGHQLGGVQPAGRRSVRSARALQLTYHLQAVSPLNDMVATHWEARFCQVLEHYQEVHPEVTLYPFTSSTPQRDFQRTSKVSQRPLLVSLSLCLSIAVLCCSMRDCVRTKPWLGLLALASVGLASLTSAGIINLTGGKYNSTFLGIPFVMLGHGLFGTFEMLSSWRRTREDQHVKERVAAVFSDCMLPFTASTALYLVTFGIGASPFTNIEAVRLFCRNICISVLFNYLYVLTFYGSSLVFSGYLENNYQHSLFCKKVPKPEVMQQKPAWYRFLMHTQFNEEASELGDLRAYESHLLVVFMKRHYCDWITNTYVKPFVVLFYLVYVSFALMGYLQVSEGSDLSNVVATETSTIAYTRAQQKYFSSYSPVIGFYIYESIEYWNASVQEDVLEYTKGFERISWFESYLNYLRSLNMSTSLPRRNFTEHLRSGFLKQPQFLHFSDDIIFGRLVDGEVDVVASRMFLVAKTTENKREEMYILLDTLRKLSLTSRIKFIIFNPSFVYMDRYASSVGAPLKNSCIAALFLLFFSAFLVADSLVNVWLTVTAASVEFGVIGFMTLWRVELDCVSVLCLIYGVNHAIDSCAPLVSTFALGRDSTRTRWVKLALERHGVPVLQSFLCYGAALLPLAAVPSNLTATLFRCLFLTALITLFHCLAILPILLTFLPPSKKKRKEKKAAETREEIECVEMADSTRVVDQITTV, from the exons ATGTTGCGGCAGGTCTTGCACGAAGGGCTGAGGACGTCTTTCTACAAAATCGGTCACTTTATTGCCAACCACCCGGTGTTCTTCTTTTCTGTCCCGGTGCTCATCTCCATTCTGCTGGGAGCCAGTTTCAGCCGCTACCGCGTCGAGGAAAACGTGGAGTACCTGCTCGCGCCCAAACACAGTTTGGCCAAAATAGAGGGCAACTTGGTGGACAGCTTGTTTCCTGTCAACAGATCCAAACACACGCTATACTCTGACCTCCAGACTCCTGGGAGATACGGCCGAGTGATAGTAACTACGGGTCGGGGGAATGTACTGGACCAGCAGCACGTCGACCTCATTCTTGAG CTTCACAGTGCTGTCACCCAGATCCAGGTAAACATGCTGGGCTTCAACTACACGTTTGCGCACCTCTGTCTGCTGGAtgacaacagcagctgcattgTGGACGACATCCTGCACGTGCTAGAGGAGCTGCGGACAGCGAGGACCTACAACCGCTCCGCCACGCCCCTGCAGTACCCCATCACCAGGCTGCAGGATGGGCGCGAGGCCTACATCGGGCACCAGCTGGGCGGGGTGCAGCCGGCGGGGCGCAGGAGCGTTCGTTCTGCCCGGGCTCTGCAGCTCACCTACCACCTGCAGGCAGTGAGTCCCCTGAACGACATGGTGGCCACTCACTGGGAGGCGCGCTTCTGCCAGGTACTGGAGCACTACCAGGAAGTCCACCCCGAGGTCACCCTCTACCCTTTCACCTCCTCCACGCCTCAGCGTGACTTCCAGAGGACCAGCAAGGTGTCTCAGCGCCCGCTGCTGGTCAGCCTGTCGCTGTGTCTCTCGATAGCCGTGCTGTGCTGCTCCATGAGGGACTGTGTCCGCACCAAGCCCTGGCTGGGGCTTCTGGCTCTGGCCAGTGTTGGCCTGGCCTCCCTCACTTCTGCCGGCATTATCAACCTTACCGGCGGCAAGTACAACTCCACCTTTCTTGGAATCCCCTTTGTCATGCTGG GTCATGGGCTGTTTGGCACCTTCGAGATGCTGTCATCATGGCGGCGAACTCGGGAGGACCAGCACGTGAAGGAACGTGTGGCGGCTGTGTTCTCAGACTGCATGCTGCCGTTTACCGCCAGCACCGCCTTGTACCTGGTCACCTTCGGGATCGGAGCCAGCCCCTTCACCAACATCGAGGCCGTTCGCCTCTTCTGCAGGAACATCTGCATCTCCGTGCTCTTCAACTACCTCTATGTCCTAACTTTCTACGGCTCCAGTCTGGTCTTCTCTGGCTACCTGGAGAACAACTATCAGCACAGCCTCTTCTGCAAGAAAGTCCCTAAACCAGAGGTGATGCAGCAGAAGCCTGCCTGGTACCGCTTCCTCATGCATACGCAGTTCAACGAGGAGGCCTCTGAGCTGGGAGACCTGCGTGCCTACGAGAGCCACCTGCTGGTGGTCTTCATGAAACGCCACTACTGCGACTGGATCACCAACACCTACGTCAAGCCCTTTGTGGTTCTCTTCTACCTGGTCTACGTCTCATTCGCGCTGATGGGCTATCTGCAGGTGAGCGAGGGCTCGGACCTCAGCAACGTGGTCGCCACGGAGACCAGCACCATCGCCTACACCAGGGCCCAGCAGAAGTACTTCAGCAGCTACAGCCCGGTCATAGGTTTTTACATCTACGAGTCCATTGAGTACTGGAATGCCAGCGTGCAGGAGGACGTGCTGGAGTACACTAAGGGATTTGAGAGGATCTCCTGGTTCGAGAGCTACCTGAACTACCTGCGCAGCCTCAACATGAGCACCAGCTTGCCCAGGCGCAACTTCACGGAGCACCTGCGCTCCGGCTTCCTCAAGCAGCCGCAGTTCCTGCACTTCTCCGACGACATCATCTTCGGCAGGCTGGTGGACGGCGAGGTGGACGTGGTGGCCTCGCGCATGTTCCTCGTCGCCAAGACGACGGAGAACAAGCGCGAGGAGATGTACATCCTGCTGGACACGCTCAGGAAGCTCTCGCTCACCTCCAGGATCAAGTTCATCATCTTCAACCCCTCGTTCGTCTACATGGACCGCTACGCGTCCTCAGTGGGGGCCCCGCTGAAGAACTCCTGCATCGCCGccctcttcctgctcttctTCTCCGCCTTCCTGGTGGCCGACTCCCTGGTCAATGTGTGGCTGACGGTGACGGCGGCCTCAGTGGAGTTCGGCGTGATCGGCTTCATGACACTGTGGCGGGTGGAGCTAGACtgcgtctctgtgctgtgcctcATCTACGGCGTGAACCACGCCATCGATTCCTGCGCTCCCTTGGTCTCCACCTTCGCGCTGGGACGGGACTCCACACGCACCCGCTGGGTGAAGCTGGCGCTGGAGCGCCACGGGGTGCCCGTGCTGCAGAGTTTCCTCTGCTACGGCGCCGCCCTGCTGCCCCTTGCTGCCGTGCCCTCTAACCTCACCGCCACGCTCTTCAGGTGCCTCTTCCTCACCGCACTCATCACCCTCTTCCACTGCCTGGCCATCCTGCCTATCCTCCTCACCTTTCTTCCCCCATCcaagaagaagaggaaagagaagaaagcGGCAGAGACCAGGGAGGAGATAGAGTGTGTGGAGATGGCGGACAGCACGCGTGTGGTTGACCAGATCACTACGGTCTAA